One region of Drosophila teissieri strain GT53w chromosome 2L, Prin_Dtei_1.1, whole genome shotgun sequence genomic DNA includes:
- the LOC122611394 gene encoding serine/threonine-protein kinase N isoform X6, with product MSKLVKRIRSMINPSSQRDREDTTSVSTSEGFGSRRKCHSLPRRSNRHLTARRSNSGLWNRLVTNVFGPEDSYDFDNDGDSGGAIFYTDSVNGSNYEISAEGEYIKHPVLYELSHKYGFTENLPESCMSIRLEEIKEAIRREIRKELKIKEGAEKLREVAKDRRSLSDVAVLVKKSKSKLAELKSELQELESQILLTSANTAVNSNGQESITACIDPNGGFLVSGAVGGLGGGNKALEGGVPATANDKVLASLEKQLQIEMKVKTGAENMIQSLGIGCDKKLLAEAHQMLADSKAKIEFLRLRIIKVKQNREQADRLKASRQMIDEHGQTIGGNNSSQPQSLETTLEERIEELRHRLRIEAAVVDGAKNVIRTLQTAIRAPDKKALQEAHGRLSESSRKLDLLRYSLDLRRQELPADSPAAQLLKTELQIVQLSTSPAPVTYTSLQSGQAGILGGKPYQSVSSLGRCASVTGKLEVRLLGCQDLLEDVPGRSRRDKDNNSSPGDLRSFVKGVTSRSSSKSYSVKDETSIEIMAVIKLDNITVGQTSWKPCSQQAWDQRFSIDLDRSRELEIGVYWRDWRSLCAVKVLRLEEFIDDVRHGMALQLEPQGLLFAEVKFLNPMISQKPKLRRQRMIFNRQQAKNISRAKQMNINVATWGRLLKRNAPNHVHMGSVGSGSSITGSSPMVVGGSRDSESPISRTPSSDALAEPEPYTPGEQAQNLEFDPDAGINEHVETPGEYPDPAASGLSGMRPLSMHMQGISVLPPESPPVSAGAAGRPNTLSLQMPGASKGQVIQGGRTAAPTTAPPPPPVLKSTSTTPILDQEHPHPAQKSTNPEPSSAVEQQLHRPVLILPPVVLLGGREEDRSVPPSPLVEYPEDDDEYLYRGSNENLGTRLHSSHSSSAGDRFCVEARISLVHITLEPINASRTTSCLIEEVAEPDSQPEIKPVAEAQAVKVSEACVESILLETVEKLETADQVQQVIPQLGKLYVGSSQQQYAQQSSPIIQEPPTPTIYGNSTAAGAPQFPQPAQRQEKQPPQQQPIYANQYELNVAKAAAAASAFSLSSSTTSNSNQQQQRRNVARGLQYRESGGLETGRAGKQPPNAGMLSMDNFRLLSVLGRGHFGKVILSQLRSNNQYYAIKALKKGDIIARDEVESLLSEKRIFEVANAMRHPFLVNLYSCFQTEQHVCFVMEYAAGGDLMMHIHTDVFLEPRAVFYAACVVLGLQYLHENKIIYRDLKLDNLLLDTEGYVKIADFGLCKEGMGFGDRTGTFCGTPEFLAPEVLTETSYTRAVDWWGLGVLIFEMLVGESPFPGDDEEEVFDSIVNDEVRYPRFLSLEAIAVMRRLLRKNPERRLGSSERDAEDVKKQAFFRSIVWDDLLLRKVKPPFVPTINHLEDVSNFDEEFTSEKAQLTPPKEPRHLTEEEQVLFQDFSYTAEWC from the exons ATGTCCAAGCTGGTTAAGAGAATACGCAGCATGATCAATCCGAGCAGCCAGCGGGATCGCGAAGATACCACCTCGGTATCCACTTCAGAGGGTTTCGGTTCTCGCAGGAAGTGCCACTCATTGCCCCGAAGGAGCAATAGACACCTGACCGCTCGACGATCGAATAGCGGTCTGTGGAATCGACTGGTCACCAATGTCTTTGGACCGGAAGATTCGTATGACTTTGATAACGATGGCGACAGTGGTGGTGCCATATTTTACACCGATTCGGTTAACGGGTCGAACTATGAGATATCTGCAGAA GGCGAATACATAAAGCATCCCGTTCTGTACGAACTCAGTCACAAATATGGTTTCACAGAAAATCTGCCGGAGAGCTGTATGTCCATACGGCTGGAAGAGATCAAGGAGGCTATTCGGCGGGAGATCCGCAAGGAACTGAAAATCAAGGAGGGCGCCGAGAAGCTCCGCGAGGTGGCCAAGGATCGACGATCCCTCAGCGATGTCGCCGTTCTCGTCAAGAAGAGCAAAAGTAAGCTTGCCGAGCTGAAGTCCGAGTTGCAGGAGCTCGAAAGTCAAATCCTTCTGACATCGGCCAATACCGCCGTTAATAGCAATGGACAAG AATCGATCACTGCCTGCATAGACCCCAATGGGGGTTTCTTGGTCAGCGGTGCGGTTGGTGGCTTGGGCGGCGGAAACAAGGCTCTGGAGGGCGGCGTACCGGCCACTGCCAATGACAAAGTGCTTGCCTCGCTGGAGAAGCAGCTGCAGATCGAGATGAAGGTGAAGACCGGGGCGGAAAACATGATCCAGTCGCTTGGCATCGGATGCGACAAAAAGCTGCTGGCGGAAGCCCACCAGATGTTGGCCGACTCGAAGGCCAAGATAGAGTTTTTGCGCCTGCGCATCATCAAGGTGAAGCAGAATCGCGAACAGGCCGATCGCCTCAAGGCCTCGCGCCAAATGATCGACGAGCACGGTCAGACGATCGGCgggaacaacagcagccagccGCAGAGCCTGGAGACGACTCTGGAGGAGCGGATTGAGGAGCTCCGCCATCGACTACGGATCGAAGCAGCCGTCGTCGATGGAGCCAAAAATGTTATCCGCACGCTGCAGACGGCGATTAGGGCACCAGACAAGAAGGCTTTGCAGGAG GCCCATGGACGTTTGTCGGAATCGTCGCGAAAACTAGATCTCTTGCGCTACTCCTTGGATCTACGACGCCAGGAGCTGCCCGCTGATTCGCCCGCCGCCCAACTATTAAAAACGGAGCTGCAGATCGTCCAGCTATCGACCTCCCCAGCTCCTGTCACCTACACGTCACTGCAATCCGGACAAGCGGGCATACTCGGTGGAAAGCCGTACCAGTCGGTGTCCTCGCTTGGACGCTGTGCCAGTGTCACCGGAAAACTTGAGGTTCGCTTGCTGGGCTGCCAAGATTTGCTGGAAGATGTGCCTGGCAGATCAAGGAGGGACAAGGACAACAATTCCAGTCCGGGTGATTTAAGAAGCTTTGTCAAGGGCGTCACCTCGCGCAGCAGTTCAAAGAGCTATTCGGTAAAGGATGAGACCTCCATTGAGATCATGGCGGTCATCAAGCTTGACAATATTACCGTGGGCCAGACATCGTGGAAGCCATGCTCGCAGCAGGCCTGGGATCAGCGCTTCTCCATCGATCTAGACCGGTCGCGTGAACTGGAGATTGGAGTTTACTGGCGCGACTGGCGATCTCTGTGCGCCGTAAAGGTACTGCGCCTTGAAGAGTTCATCGACGATGTGCGACATGGCATGGCATTGCAGCTGGAGCCACAAGGTCTGCTATTTGCAGAGGTCAAGTTCTTAAACCCAATGATTTCACAGAAGCCAAAGCTGAGGCGCCAGCGTATGATCTTCAACAGGCAGCAGGCGAAAAACATCTCGCGAGCCAAGCAGATGAACATCAATGTAGCCACTTGGGGCCGCCTGCTCAAGCGGAATGCTCCTAATCATGTGCACATGGGATCGGTAGGATCTGGATCTTCTATAACCGGTAGTTCTCCTATGGTGGTTGGTGGGTCTCGCGACTCTGAGTCGCCCATTTCGAGAACTCCCTCATCCGACGCACTGGCGGAACCAGAGCCCTACACGCCAGGAGAACAGGCACAGAACTTGGAATTCGATCCTGATGCAGGTATTAATGAACACGTGGAGACCCCCGGTGAATACCCGGATCCGGCGGCCAGCGGTCTGAGCGGAATGCGACCTCTGTCCATGCACATGCAAGGAATCAGTGTCTTGCCCCCGGAATCGCCACCCGTTTCCGCCGGAGCAGCTGGACGGCCCAATACGCTCAGCTTACAGATGCCAGGTGCCAGCAAGGGACAGGTGATCCAAGGCGGCCGAACTGCAGCTCCTACAACagcgccaccgccaccacccgTGCTCAAGTCGACTTCCACCACTCCGATATTGGACCAAGAG CACCCACATCCCGCCCAGAAATCGACGAATCCCGAACCATCGTCCGCTGTGGAACAGCAGCTGCACCGGCCGGTCCTAATCCTGCCGCCCGTGGTGCTCCTGGGTGGTCGGGAGGAGGACCGATCGGTGCCACCATCGCCACTAGTCGAGTATcccgaggacgacgacgagtaTCTGTACCGGGGCAGCAACGAAAACCTGGGCACCCGGTTGCACTCCAGCCACAGCTCCAGTGCCGGCGATCGTTTCTGTGTGGAG GCccgtattagtcttgtacataTTACCCTCGAACCGATCAATGCCAGCCGGACGACTAGTTGCCTGATCGAGGAGGTAGCTGAGCCGGATTCACAGCCGGAGATTAAGCCGGTGGCAGAAGCGCAGGCTGTCAAAGTATCCGAAGCTTGTGTCGAAAGTATTCTCCTCGAGACAGTTGAAAAGTTAGAAACAGCAGACCAGGTCCAGCAG GTTATACCACAGTTGGGAAAGCTTTACGTgggcagcagccagcagcagtaTGCGCAGCAGTCTTCGCCAATCATCCAGGAGCCACCTACTCCTACTATTTACGGAAACAGTACCGCTGCTGGTGCGCCGCAGTTCCCGCAGCCCGCCCAAAGGCAAGAGAAACAGCCtccacagcagcagcccaTCTATGCTAACCAGTATGAGCTGAATGTGGCCaaggcggcagcagcagcttctgcTTTCTCACTCAgctcctccaccaccagcaactccaaccaacagcagcagcgcaggAATGTGGCCCGTGGCCTGCAATATCGTGAATCCGGAGGACTCGAGACCGGCCGGGCTGGAAAGCAGCCGCCCAATGCAGGCATGTTGTCAATGGACAACTTTCGTTTGCTAAGCGTTCTGGGACGCGGCCACTTTGGCAAGGTGATCCTGTCCCAATTACGCAGCAACAATCAGTACTACGCCATTAAGGCGCTGAAGAAGGGAGATATCATCGCCCGCGACGAAGTGGAGTCCCTGCTTAGCGAAAAGCGCATCTTTGAGGTGGCCAACGCCATGCGCCATCCGTTCTTAGTTAACTTGTATTCCTGCTTCCAGACTGAG CAACACGTATGCTTTGTGATGGAATACGCTGCTGGCGGTGATTTAATGATGCACATCCACACGGACGTGTTCCTAGAGCCAAGAGCCGTTTTCTACGCCGCATGTGTTGTTCTGGGCCTGCAGTACCTGCACGAAAACAAGATCATCTACCGGGACCTGAAGCTCGACAATTTGCTATTGGACACGGAAGGATATGTCAAGATTGCGGACTTTGGTTTGTGCAAGGAAGGCATGGGCTTCGGTGATCGCACGGGCACTTTCTGTGGCACGCCCGAGTTTCTGGCACCGGAAGTGCTCACGGAAACTTCATATACTCGAGCTGTGGATTGGTGGGGTTTGGGTGTGTTGATCTTTGAGATGTTGGTTGGTGAG TCCCCATTCCCTGGTGACGATGAGGAGGAAGTATTTGATTCAATTGTCAACGATGAGGTGCGCTATCCGCGTTTCCTCTCGCTGGAGGCCATAGCCGTGATGCGTAGG CTTTTGCGCAAGAATCCAGAGAGACGTCTAGGATCCTCGGAACGGGATGCGGAGGATGTTAAGAAACAGGCATTCTTCCGGTCGATAGTGTGGGATGACCTGCTGCTGCGAAAGGTTAAACCACCATTCGTGCCTACAATT AACCACTTGGAGGATGTGTCAAACTTTGACGAGGAGTTCACGTCGGAGAAGGCTCAGTTAACACCACCGAAGGAGCCGCGACACTTGAcagaggaggagcaggtgctCTTCCAGGACTTTTCGTACACGGCCGAATGGTGTTAG
- the LOC122611394 gene encoding serine/threonine-protein kinase N isoform X4: MSDSYYQGEYIKHPVLYELSHKYGFTENLPESCMSIRLEEIKEAIRREIRKELKIKEGAEKLREVAKDRRSLSDVAVLVKKSKSKLAELKSELQELESQILLTSANTAVNSNGQESITACIDPNGGFLVSGAVGGLGGGNKALEGGVPATANDKVLASLEKQLQIEMKVKTGAENMIQSLGIGCDKKLLAEAHQMLADSKAKIEFLRLRIIKVKQNREQADRLKASRQMIDEHGQTIGGNNSSQPQSLETTLEERIEELRHRLRIEAAVVDGAKNVIRTLQTAIRAPDKKALQEAHGRLSESSRKLDLLRYSLDLRRQELPADSPAAQLLKTELQIVQLSTSPAPVTYTSLQSGQAGILGGKPYQSVSSLGRCASVTGKLEVRLLGCQDLLEDVPGRSRRDKDNNSSPGDLRSFVKGVTSRSSSKSYSVKDETSIEIMAVIKLDNITVGQTSWKPCSQQAWDQRFSIDLDRSRELEIGVYWRDWRSLCAVKVLRLEEFIDDVRHGMALQLEPQGLLFAEVKFLNPMISQKPKLRRQRMIFNRQQAKNISRAKQMNINVATWGRLLKRNAPNHVHMGSVGSGSSITGSSPMVVGGSRDSESPISRTPSSDALAEPEPYTPGEQAQNLEFDPDAGINEHVETPGEYPDPAASGLSGMRPLSMHMQGISVLPPESPPVSAGAAGRPNTLSLQMPGASKGQVIQGGRTAAPTTAPPPPPVLKSTSTTPILDQELQDALHEFDFLSDLDSRPTTLRRLLKEQNMSLDAGALENLLLQQQQTEQQALQQRQRQEQLRLQQFQEAQRQAVLDLCVKQRESEEQTSPTLANQTSSYPPLANQTPSFPPLTSNQIMPSLNARPSQSQSRSTNHNEFQLQQHPHPAQKSTNPEPSSAVEQQLHRPVLILPPVVLLGGREEDRSVPPSPLVEYPEDDDEYLYRGSNENLGTRLHSSHSSSAGDRFCVEARISLVHITLEPINASRTTSCLIEEVAEPDSQPEIKPVAEAQAVKVSEACVESILLETVEKLETADQVQQVIPQLGKLYVGSSQQQYAQQSSPIIQEPPTPTIYGNSTAAGAPQFPQPAQRQEKQPPQQQPIYANQYELNVAKAAAAASAFSLSSSTTSNSNQQQQRRNVARGLQYRESGGLETGRAGKQPPNAGMLSMDNFRLLSVLGRGHFGKVILSQLRSNNQYYAIKALKKGDIIARDEVESLLSEKRIFEVANAMRHPFLVNLYSCFQTEQHVCFVMEYAAGGDLMMHIHTDVFLEPRAVFYAACVVLGLQYLHENKIIYRDLKLDNLLLDTEGYVKIADFGLCKEGMGFGDRTGTFCGTPEFLAPEVLTETSYTRAVDWWGLGVLIFEMLVGESPFPGDDEEEVFDSIVNDEVRYPRFLSLEAIAVMRRLLRKNPERRLGSSERDAEDVKKQAFFRSIVWDDLLLRKVKPPFVPTINHLEDVSNFDEEFTSEKAQLTPPKEPRHLTEEEQVLFQDFSYTAEWC; encoded by the exons GGCGAATACATAAAGCATCCCGTTCTGTACGAACTCAGTCACAAATATGGTTTCACAGAAAATCTGCCGGAGAGCTGTATGTCCATACGGCTGGAAGAGATCAAGGAGGCTATTCGGCGGGAGATCCGCAAGGAACTGAAAATCAAGGAGGGCGCCGAGAAGCTCCGCGAGGTGGCCAAGGATCGACGATCCCTCAGCGATGTCGCCGTTCTCGTCAAGAAGAGCAAAAGTAAGCTTGCCGAGCTGAAGTCCGAGTTGCAGGAGCTCGAAAGTCAAATCCTTCTGACATCGGCCAATACCGCCGTTAATAGCAATGGACAAG AATCGATCACTGCCTGCATAGACCCCAATGGGGGTTTCTTGGTCAGCGGTGCGGTTGGTGGCTTGGGCGGCGGAAACAAGGCTCTGGAGGGCGGCGTACCGGCCACTGCCAATGACAAAGTGCTTGCCTCGCTGGAGAAGCAGCTGCAGATCGAGATGAAGGTGAAGACCGGGGCGGAAAACATGATCCAGTCGCTTGGCATCGGATGCGACAAAAAGCTGCTGGCGGAAGCCCACCAGATGTTGGCCGACTCGAAGGCCAAGATAGAGTTTTTGCGCCTGCGCATCATCAAGGTGAAGCAGAATCGCGAACAGGCCGATCGCCTCAAGGCCTCGCGCCAAATGATCGACGAGCACGGTCAGACGATCGGCgggaacaacagcagccagccGCAGAGCCTGGAGACGACTCTGGAGGAGCGGATTGAGGAGCTCCGCCATCGACTACGGATCGAAGCAGCCGTCGTCGATGGAGCCAAAAATGTTATCCGCACGCTGCAGACGGCGATTAGGGCACCAGACAAGAAGGCTTTGCAGGAG GCCCATGGACGTTTGTCGGAATCGTCGCGAAAACTAGATCTCTTGCGCTACTCCTTGGATCTACGACGCCAGGAGCTGCCCGCTGATTCGCCCGCCGCCCAACTATTAAAAACGGAGCTGCAGATCGTCCAGCTATCGACCTCCCCAGCTCCTGTCACCTACACGTCACTGCAATCCGGACAAGCGGGCATACTCGGTGGAAAGCCGTACCAGTCGGTGTCCTCGCTTGGACGCTGTGCCAGTGTCACCGGAAAACTTGAGGTTCGCTTGCTGGGCTGCCAAGATTTGCTGGAAGATGTGCCTGGCAGATCAAGGAGGGACAAGGACAACAATTCCAGTCCGGGTGATTTAAGAAGCTTTGTCAAGGGCGTCACCTCGCGCAGCAGTTCAAAGAGCTATTCGGTAAAGGATGAGACCTCCATTGAGATCATGGCGGTCATCAAGCTTGACAATATTACCGTGGGCCAGACATCGTGGAAGCCATGCTCGCAGCAGGCCTGGGATCAGCGCTTCTCCATCGATCTAGACCGGTCGCGTGAACTGGAGATTGGAGTTTACTGGCGCGACTGGCGATCTCTGTGCGCCGTAAAGGTACTGCGCCTTGAAGAGTTCATCGACGATGTGCGACATGGCATGGCATTGCAGCTGGAGCCACAAGGTCTGCTATTTGCAGAGGTCAAGTTCTTAAACCCAATGATTTCACAGAAGCCAAAGCTGAGGCGCCAGCGTATGATCTTCAACAGGCAGCAGGCGAAAAACATCTCGCGAGCCAAGCAGATGAACATCAATGTAGCCACTTGGGGCCGCCTGCTCAAGCGGAATGCTCCTAATCATGTGCACATGGGATCGGTAGGATCTGGATCTTCTATAACCGGTAGTTCTCCTATGGTGGTTGGTGGGTCTCGCGACTCTGAGTCGCCCATTTCGAGAACTCCCTCATCCGACGCACTGGCGGAACCAGAGCCCTACACGCCAGGAGAACAGGCACAGAACTTGGAATTCGATCCTGATGCAGGTATTAATGAACACGTGGAGACCCCCGGTGAATACCCGGATCCGGCGGCCAGCGGTCTGAGCGGAATGCGACCTCTGTCCATGCACATGCAAGGAATCAGTGTCTTGCCCCCGGAATCGCCACCCGTTTCCGCCGGAGCAGCTGGACGGCCCAATACGCTCAGCTTACAGATGCCAGGTGCCAGCAAGGGACAGGTGATCCAAGGCGGCCGAACTGCAGCTCCTACAACagcgccaccgccaccacccgTGCTCAAGTCGACTTCCACCACTCCGATATTGGACCAAGAG CTGCAGGATGCCCTGCATGAATTCGATTTCCTGTCGGACCTGGACTCACGTCCCACTACGCTGCGTAGACTGCTGAAGGAGCAGAACATGTCGCTGGATGCCGGGGCGCTGGAGAACCTGCTgctacaacagcagcagactGAGCAGCAGGCgctgcagcagcgccagcgccAGGAGCAGTTGCGTCTGCAGCAGTTCCAGGAGGCGCAGCGCCAGGCGGTCCTGGATTTGTGCGTGAAACAGAGAGAGTCCGAGGAGCAGACATCACCCACCCTTGCCAACCAAACGTCGTCGTACCCACCGCTTGCCAACCAAACGCCGTCGTTCCCACCGCTTACCAGCAATCAGATCATGCCAAGCTTAAATGCCCGCCccagccaaagccaaagccgaagcACAAACCACAATGAATTTCAGTTGCAGCAGCACCCACATCCCGCCCAGAAATCGACGAATCCCGAACCATCGTCCGCTGTGGAACAGCAGCTGCACCGGCCGGTCCTAATCCTGCCGCCCGTGGTGCTCCTGGGTGGTCGGGAGGAGGACCGATCGGTGCCACCATCGCCACTAGTCGAGTATcccgaggacgacgacgagtaTCTGTACCGGGGCAGCAACGAAAACCTGGGCACCCGGTTGCACTCCAGCCACAGCTCCAGTGCCGGCGATCGTTTCTGTGTGGAG GCccgtattagtcttgtacataTTACCCTCGAACCGATCAATGCCAGCCGGACGACTAGTTGCCTGATCGAGGAGGTAGCTGAGCCGGATTCACAGCCGGAGATTAAGCCGGTGGCAGAAGCGCAGGCTGTCAAAGTATCCGAAGCTTGTGTCGAAAGTATTCTCCTCGAGACAGTTGAAAAGTTAGAAACAGCAGACCAGGTCCAGCAG GTTATACCACAGTTGGGAAAGCTTTACGTgggcagcagccagcagcagtaTGCGCAGCAGTCTTCGCCAATCATCCAGGAGCCACCTACTCCTACTATTTACGGAAACAGTACCGCTGCTGGTGCGCCGCAGTTCCCGCAGCCCGCCCAAAGGCAAGAGAAACAGCCtccacagcagcagcccaTCTATGCTAACCAGTATGAGCTGAATGTGGCCaaggcggcagcagcagcttctgcTTTCTCACTCAgctcctccaccaccagcaactccaaccaacagcagcagcgcaggAATGTGGCCCGTGGCCTGCAATATCGTGAATCCGGAGGACTCGAGACCGGCCGGGCTGGAAAGCAGCCGCCCAATGCAGGCATGTTGTCAATGGACAACTTTCGTTTGCTAAGCGTTCTGGGACGCGGCCACTTTGGCAAGGTGATCCTGTCCCAATTACGCAGCAACAATCAGTACTACGCCATTAAGGCGCTGAAGAAGGGAGATATCATCGCCCGCGACGAAGTGGAGTCCCTGCTTAGCGAAAAGCGCATCTTTGAGGTGGCCAACGCCATGCGCCATCCGTTCTTAGTTAACTTGTATTCCTGCTTCCAGACTGAG CAACACGTATGCTTTGTGATGGAATACGCTGCTGGCGGTGATTTAATGATGCACATCCACACGGACGTGTTCCTAGAGCCAAGAGCCGTTTTCTACGCCGCATGTGTTGTTCTGGGCCTGCAGTACCTGCACGAAAACAAGATCATCTACCGGGACCTGAAGCTCGACAATTTGCTATTGGACACGGAAGGATATGTCAAGATTGCGGACTTTGGTTTGTGCAAGGAAGGCATGGGCTTCGGTGATCGCACGGGCACTTTCTGTGGCACGCCCGAGTTTCTGGCACCGGAAGTGCTCACGGAAACTTCATATACTCGAGCTGTGGATTGGTGGGGTTTGGGTGTGTTGATCTTTGAGATGTTGGTTGGTGAG TCCCCATTCCCTGGTGACGATGAGGAGGAAGTATTTGATTCAATTGTCAACGATGAGGTGCGCTATCCGCGTTTCCTCTCGCTGGAGGCCATAGCCGTGATGCGTAGG CTTTTGCGCAAGAATCCAGAGAGACGTCTAGGATCCTCGGAACGGGATGCGGAGGATGTTAAGAAACAGGCATTCTTCCGGTCGATAGTGTGGGATGACCTGCTGCTGCGAAAGGTTAAACCACCATTCGTGCCTACAATT AACCACTTGGAGGATGTGTCAAACTTTGACGAGGAGTTCACGTCGGAGAAGGCTCAGTTAACACCACCGAAGGAGCCGCGACACTTGAcagaggaggagcaggtgctCTTCCAGGACTTTTCGTACACGGCCGAATGGTGTTAG